A window of Ictidomys tridecemlineatus isolate mIctTri1 chromosome 1, mIctTri1.hap1, whole genome shotgun sequence contains these coding sequences:
- the LOC110597725 gene encoding uncharacterized protein LOC110597725 — translation MLYVKLAVDREMAKAKDFRENHHKDVRTVQATNGALKRGHSGGLSKEQRAVQAPLSQPPGMTDSEWFGLSAEDQLAWAKNIQDPRIAVGSHSPLEKRIKSLGGIHSSGVKKLLAQEFQQENEALAKLKATSFDFRFAKAEEYYYQRYQEMMMKEAWDYKMVPKWEIMKTEEEEKRSQSEKSEDANTWDYLVSERELNHIEKHIYRAERARGLRDQKYQLLPQKLPSEMLFPKILTLEDEKNEDIQKTHKTKTGKHKVAWAKNQMKEHKDRMIRGRELSEQRNDQREPWKLSSQTSPLLKPQVEKEERVFERVTAYPIFQPYQKSCIEVSILREKSKENKIQKPLRREFLSLPPFLRSQLKKNKV, via the exons ATGCTGTATGTGAAGCTGGCGGTTGATAGGGAGATGGCCAAAGCCAAAGACTTCAGAGAAAATCATCACAAGGATGTAAGAACAGTGCAAGCGACCAATGGGGCTTTGAAGAGAGGTCACAGTGGGGGACTATCAAAGGAGCAAAGAGCAGTGCAGGCCCCACTCTCCCAGCCTCCGGGGATGACAGACTCGGAGTGGTTTGGTCTAAGTGCAGAAGATCA ATTGGCCTGGGCTAAAAATATTCAAGATCCTCGGATTGCAGTGGGTTCCCATTCCCCACTAGAAAAGAGGATTAAG AGTTTAGGTGGCATCCATTCTTCAGGAGTGAAAAAACTGTTAGCCCAAGAGTTTCAGCAGGAGAATGAAGCACTTGCTAAACTTAAGGCCACATCTTTTGACTTCCGGTTTGCTAAAGCAGAGGAATACTACTACCAACGATATCAAGAAATGATGATGAAAGAAGCATGGGACTACAAAATGGTTCCAAAGTGGGAAATTATGaaaacagaggaggaggagaagagatcGCAAAGTGAAAAGTCAGAAGATGCCAACACGTGGGATTACCTAGTGTCTGAAAGAGAGCTAAATCACATAGAGAAACACATATACCGAGCCGAACGAGCAAGGGGCCTCAGAGACCAAAAGTATCAACTACTCCCTCAGAAACTTCCAAGTGAAATGCTTTTCCCAAAAATATTAACACTGGAGGATGAAAAGAATGAAGATATCCAGAAAACACACAAAACGAAAACCGGAAAGCACAAGGTAGCATGGGCAAAGAATCAGATGAAGGAACATAAAGATCGAATGATTAGAGGGAGAGAACTCTCAGAGCAAAGAAATGATCAAAGAGAACCTTGGAAGCTCTCCAGTCAAACTTCTCCTCTCCTAAAACCTcaagtggagaaggaggagagagtgtTTGAAAGGGTCACAGCTTATCCTATCTTCCAGCCTTACCAGAAATCATGCATAGAAGTGAGTATCCTGAGGGAAAAAtcgaaagaaaataaaattcaaaaaccaCTCCGAAGGGAGTTCTTGAGTTTGCCACCTTTTCTGAGAAgtcaactaaaaaagaataaagtttaa